In Streptomyces nodosus, one DNA window encodes the following:
- a CDS encoding ABC transporter ATP-binding protein yields MTTDTTTKDTPVTTTPGNPVLEARGVTMRFGGLTAVRGVDLTVNSGEIVGLIGPNGAGKTTFFNCLTGLYVPTEGEVRYQGQVLPPKSFKVTAAGVARTFQNIRLFANMTVLENVLVGRHTRTKEGFWSAVLRGPGFHRAEAASKARAMELLEFVGLAHKAEHLSRNLPYGEQRKLEIARALASEPGLLLLDEPTAGMNPQETRATEELVFAIRDMGIAVLVIEHDMRFIFNLCDRVAVLVQGEKLIEGDSATVQGDERVVAAYLGEPFEGAPGDEEVAEVESAEAAHEQADAAPAEAEPVDAAPADAAPTDAAPTDAPTETPADTPAEATTDAAPGKENDR; encoded by the coding sequence ATGACCACCGACACCACCACCAAGGACACGCCGGTGACCACCACCCCCGGCAACCCCGTCCTCGAAGCCCGCGGCGTCACCATGCGCTTCGGCGGCCTCACCGCCGTACGCGGAGTCGACCTCACCGTCAACAGCGGCGAGATCGTCGGCCTCATCGGACCCAACGGCGCCGGCAAGACCACCTTCTTCAACTGCCTCACCGGCCTCTACGTCCCCACCGAGGGCGAAGTCCGCTACCAGGGCCAGGTCCTGCCACCCAAGTCCTTCAAGGTCACCGCCGCAGGCGTCGCCCGCACCTTCCAGAACATCCGGCTCTTCGCCAACATGACCGTCCTGGAGAACGTGCTCGTCGGCCGGCACACCCGCACCAAGGAAGGCTTCTGGTCCGCCGTCCTGCGCGGCCCCGGCTTCCACCGCGCCGAAGCCGCCTCCAAGGCCCGCGCCATGGAACTCCTGGAGTTCGTCGGCCTCGCCCACAAGGCCGAACACCTCTCCCGCAACCTCCCCTACGGCGAACAGCGCAAGCTGGAGATCGCCCGCGCCCTGGCCAGCGAACCCGGACTGCTGCTCCTCGACGAGCCCACCGCCGGAATGAACCCCCAGGAGACCCGCGCCACCGAGGAACTGGTCTTCGCCATCCGCGACATGGGCATCGCCGTCCTCGTCATCGAGCACGACATGCGGTTCATCTTCAACCTCTGCGACCGCGTCGCCGTCCTCGTCCAGGGCGAAAAACTCATCGAAGGCGACAGCGCCACCGTCCAGGGCGACGAACGCGTGGTCGCCGCCTACCTCGGCGAACCCTTCGAAGGCGCCCCCGGCGACGAGGAGGTGGCCGAGGTCGAGAGCGCCGAGGCCGCACACGAACAGGCCGACGCGGCACCGGCCGAGGCGGAACCCGTCGACGCTGCACCGGCCGATGCGGCACCGACGGACGCCGCACCGACCGACGCACCCACGGAGACACCGGCCGACACACCCGCCGAGGCCACCACGGACGCCGCGCCCGGCAAGGAGAACGACCGATGA
- a CDS encoding lysine N(6)-hydroxylase/L-ornithine N(5)-oxygenase family protein: MTTPPPPGPATPRDLVGIGIGPFNLSLAALAHPLTELDTAFYEQRPRFDWHPGLLIDGATLQVPFLADLVTLADPASPWSFLNYLKTRDRLFPFYFAERFHIERAEYDAYCRWVSTHLPGLHFGHRVDTIRWNPDHQLFAVDHTRLDDDGTPRSTGRTHARNIVLGIGTQPHLPPALEPLVAAPGTPVLHAADYLRHRGELLTARHITVVGAGQSGAEIFLDLLRHRPLGREHLHWLARTEAFAPMEYSKLGLEHFTPDYTRYFHALDEPQRDRLVAAQWQLHKGIDADTIAAIHDELYRRTLHGDWPDAVLTPGITVHTARRTPTDRLELQLEHTRQHTRSHLVTDAIVLATGYRERPLGRLLAALDPHLQRDDSGRPRIDEQFRMILDPTVTGTVHVQNAELHTHGVGTPDLGLAAWRSATILNSLTGKEPYPLPRRTAFTTFGLRQPDTVPHARRPSTPTPLTERR; this comes from the coding sequence ATGACCACCCCGCCACCCCCCGGACCCGCCACCCCCCGCGACCTCGTCGGCATCGGCATCGGCCCCTTCAACCTGTCCCTCGCCGCCCTCGCCCACCCCCTCACCGAACTCGACACCGCCTTCTACGAACAACGCCCCCGCTTCGACTGGCACCCCGGACTCCTCATCGACGGCGCCACCCTCCAAGTCCCCTTCCTCGCCGACCTGGTGACCCTCGCCGACCCCGCCAGCCCCTGGAGCTTCCTCAACTACCTCAAAACCCGCGACCGGCTCTTCCCCTTCTACTTCGCCGAGCGCTTCCACATCGAACGCGCCGAATACGACGCCTACTGCCGCTGGGTCTCCACCCATCTCCCCGGACTCCACTTCGGCCACCGTGTCGACACCATCCGCTGGAACCCCGACCACCAGCTCTTCGCCGTCGACCACACCCGGCTCGACGACGACGGCACCCCCCGCTCCACCGGCCGCACCCACGCCCGCAACATCGTCCTCGGCATCGGCACCCAACCCCATCTGCCGCCGGCCCTGGAACCCCTCGTCGCCGCCCCCGGCACACCCGTCCTCCACGCCGCCGACTACCTACGGCACCGCGGCGAACTCCTCACCGCCCGACACATCACCGTCGTCGGCGCCGGCCAGTCGGGCGCCGAGATCTTCCTCGACCTGCTCCGACACCGCCCCCTCGGCCGGGAACACCTCCACTGGCTCGCCCGCACCGAGGCCTTCGCCCCCATGGAGTACTCCAAACTCGGCCTGGAGCACTTCACCCCCGACTACACGCGCTACTTCCACGCCCTCGACGAACCCCAGCGCGACCGCCTCGTCGCCGCCCAATGGCAACTCCACAAAGGCATCGACGCCGACACCATCGCCGCCATCCACGACGAGCTCTACCGGCGCACCCTCCACGGAGACTGGCCCGACGCCGTCCTCACCCCCGGCATCACCGTCCACACCGCCCGACGCACCCCCACCGACCGGCTCGAACTCCAGCTGGAACACACCCGCCAGCACACCCGCTCACACCTCGTCACCGACGCGATCGTCCTCGCCACCGGCTACCGCGAACGCCCCCTCGGCCGCCTCCTCGCCGCACTCGACCCCCATCTGCAGCGCGACGACAGCGGCCGCCCCCGCATCGACGAACAGTTCCGCATGATCCTCGACCCCACCGTCACCGGAACCGTCCACGTCCAGAACGCCGAACTCCACACCCACGGCGTCGGCACCCCCGACCTCGGCCTCGCCGCCTGGCGCAGCGCCACCATCCTCAACTCCCTCACCGGCAAGGAGCCCTACCCCCTGCCCCGGCGCACCGCCTTCACCACCTTCGGACTCCGGCAGCCGGACACCGTCCCGCACGCCCGACGGCCCAGCACACCCACCCCGCTCACCGAACGGCGGTAG
- a CDS encoding bifunctional metallophosphatase/5'-nucleotidase: protein MPLNRRKFLKRSAITGAGVAIAGTAAVPSAQAAPAKKGPEHPKNPKDAKRCSLTVMGTTDLHGHVFNWDYFKDAEYSDAAGNAMGLARVSTLIEQVRKEKGRDNTLLLDAGDTIQGTPLTYYYAKVDPITAKKGPVHPMARAMNAIGYDAVALGNHEFNYGIETLRKFESQCDFPLLGANALDAKTLKPAFPAYFMKTFKVKGGPPVKVAVLGLTNPGIAIWDKAYVQGKLTFPGLEEQAAKWVPKLRSMGADVVVVSAHSGTSGTSSYGDQLPYLEDAAAEVAKKVPGIDAILVGHAHQEIPELKVKNEKTGKTVVLSEPLCFAERLSVFDITLVFNKGKWDVESVSASLRNAATVADDPKITKLLRAEHAKVVAYVNQVVGTATETLTTVDARYKDAPIIDLITKVQEDVVKEALAGTAYAALPVIAQASPFSRTSEIPAGKVTIRDLSSLYVYDNTLVAKLMTGAQVRAYLEYSAEYYVQTPAGAAVDVDKLTNAKNRPDYNYDYVSGLQYDIDVAQAPGSRIKNLTYNGAALDDAQQFVMAVNNYRANGGGDFPYVASAQELWSESTEIRTRIAEWVTAKGELDPKDFSSVDWKLTRDGVPMF, encoded by the coding sequence ATGCCGTTGAACCGCCGGAAGTTCCTGAAGCGATCCGCCATAACCGGGGCGGGGGTCGCGATCGCGGGTACGGCCGCGGTTCCCTCGGCCCAGGCCGCACCGGCGAAGAAGGGCCCCGAGCACCCCAAGAACCCCAAGGACGCCAAGCGCTGCTCCCTGACGGTGATGGGGACGACCGATCTGCACGGACACGTCTTCAACTGGGACTACTTCAAGGACGCGGAGTACTCGGACGCGGCGGGCAACGCCATGGGCCTGGCCCGGGTCTCGACCCTGATCGAGCAGGTCCGGAAGGAGAAGGGCCGCGACAACACGCTGCTGCTGGACGCCGGCGACACGATCCAGGGCACGCCGCTGACCTACTACTACGCGAAGGTCGACCCGATCACGGCCAAGAAGGGCCCGGTCCACCCGATGGCGCGGGCGATGAACGCGATCGGGTACGACGCCGTGGCGCTCGGCAACCACGAGTTCAACTACGGCATCGAGACGCTGCGGAAGTTCGAGTCGCAGTGCGACTTCCCGCTGCTGGGTGCGAACGCGCTGGACGCGAAGACGCTGAAGCCGGCCTTCCCCGCGTACTTCATGAAGACCTTCAAGGTGAAGGGCGGCCCCCCGGTGAAGGTCGCCGTCCTCGGTCTGACCAACCCGGGCATCGCGATCTGGGACAAGGCCTATGTCCAGGGCAAGCTGACGTTCCCCGGTCTGGAGGAGCAGGCGGCGAAGTGGGTGCCCAAGCTGCGGTCGATGGGCGCGGACGTGGTCGTGGTGTCGGCGCACTCCGGTACGTCCGGCACGTCGTCCTACGGTGACCAGCTGCCGTATCTGGAGGACGCGGCGGCCGAGGTGGCCAAGAAGGTTCCGGGTATCGACGCGATCCTGGTGGGTCATGCGCACCAGGAGATCCCGGAGCTGAAGGTCAAGAACGAGAAGACCGGGAAGACGGTTGTGCTGTCGGAGCCGCTGTGCTTCGCGGAGCGGCTGTCGGTCTTCGACATCACCCTGGTCTTCAACAAGGGCAAGTGGGACGTCGAGTCGGTCTCCGCGTCGCTGCGGAACGCCGCCACGGTCGCCGACGACCCGAAGATCACCAAGCTGCTCCGGGCGGAGCACGCCAAGGTCGTCGCGTATGTCAACCAGGTGGTCGGCACGGCGACCGAGACGCTGACGACGGTGGACGCCCGCTACAAGGACGCCCCGATCATCGACCTGATCACCAAGGTCCAGGAGGACGTGGTCAAGGAGGCGCTGGCGGGTACGGCGTATGCCGCACTGCCGGTGATCGCGCAGGCGTCGCCGTTCTCGCGCACCTCGGAGATCCCGGCCGGCAAGGTGACGATCCGGGATCTGTCGAGCCTGTATGTGTATGACAACACGCTGGTCGCGAAGCTGATGACGGGTGCGCAGGTGCGGGCGTACCTGGAGTACTCGGCGGAGTACTACGTGCAGACGCCCGCCGGTGCGGCGGTCGACGTGGACAAGCTGACGAACGCGAAGAACCGTCCGGACTACAACTACGACTATGTGTCGGGGCTGCAGTACGACATCGATGTGGCGCAGGCGCCGGGTTCGCGTATCAAGAATCTGACGTACAACGGTGCGGCTCTGGATGACGCGCAGCAGTTCGTGATGGCGGTGAACAACTACCGCGCGAACGGCGGTGGTGACTTCCCGTACGTTGCTTCGGCTCAGGAGCTGTGGTCGGAGTCGACGGAGATCCGGACCCGGATCGCGGAGTGGGTGACCGCGAAGGGTGAGCTGGACCCGAAGGACTTCTCTTCGGTGGACTGGAAGCTCACGCGGGACGGCGTCCCGATGTTCTGA
- a CDS encoding helix-turn-helix domain-containing protein yields the protein MYDVGTRKRALALVAQGRSVNSVSKQTGISRAAIRSWQMRLEPLDPSRSVSCPRCHDIPGTPDEPAYAYLLGLYLGDGCVSRHRRGVYSLRIACSDTWPGLIDACAEAIQAVRPANRVCRIQRPGCQYVTCFSKHWPCLFPQHGPGKKHERRIALEPWQGAIVNDHPWEFVRGLIHSDGCRITNWTEKTVGGVRKRYEYPRYFFSNKSDDIRRLFTDTLDKVGVEWTTLARGSDPFNVSVARKSSVALLDAHVGPKY from the coding sequence ATGTACGACGTGGGAACACGCAAGCGAGCCCTCGCCCTGGTCGCTCAGGGGCGCAGCGTGAATTCGGTGAGCAAGCAGACGGGGATTTCCCGGGCAGCGATCCGCTCCTGGCAGATGCGCCTCGAACCTCTCGACCCGAGCCGCTCGGTGTCCTGCCCCCGATGCCACGACATCCCCGGCACACCTGACGAGCCTGCGTACGCCTACCTGCTGGGCCTCTACCTCGGAGACGGCTGTGTGAGCCGCCACCGGAGGGGCGTCTACTCCCTCCGCATCGCCTGCAGCGACACATGGCCCGGCCTCATCGACGCCTGCGCCGAAGCCATTCAGGCGGTACGCCCGGCCAACCGGGTCTGCCGTATCCAGCGACCCGGATGCCAGTACGTCACCTGCTTCAGCAAGCACTGGCCCTGCCTGTTCCCCCAGCACGGCCCCGGCAAGAAGCACGAGCGGCGGATCGCCCTCGAGCCCTGGCAGGGGGCCATCGTCAACGACCACCCCTGGGAGTTCGTCCGCGGGCTCATCCACTCCGACGGTTGCCGCATCACCAACTGGACCGAGAAGACCGTCGGGGGCGTACGCAAGCGCTATGAATACCCCCGCTACTTCTTCTCCAACAAGTCCGACGACATCCGCAGGCTGTTCACGGACACCCTCGACAAGGTCGGCGTCGAGTGGACCACCCTCGCCCGCGGCAGCGACCCGTTCAACGTCTCCGTCGCTCGCAAGTCCTCCGTCGCCCTGCTGGACGCCCATGTGGGGCCCAAGTACTGA
- the pyk gene encoding pyruvate kinase encodes MRRAKIVCTLGPATGTYDQIKALVDAGMDIARLNLSHGSHTEHEERYQRVRKASDETGHSVGILADLQGPKIRLGRFTEGPVLLERGDTFTISVEEGTEGDRHICGTTYPGLAADVTPGERVLVDDGKVTLEVTSVDGPHVHTTVVEGGMVSDHKGLNLPGVAVSVPALSKKDEDDLRWALRTGCDIIALSFVRTGRDIKDVHRIMDEEGRRLPVIAKVEKPQAVQNIDEIVAAFDGIMVARGDLGVEMPLEQVPIVQKRAITLAKRNAKPVIVATQMLDSMIDNARPTRAEASDVANAVIDGTDAVMLSGETSVGKHPVETVRTMARIVEAAEEDILAKGLSPLTETNKPRTQGGAMARAAAETGDFLGAKFLVAFTQSGDTARRLSRYRSPIPLLAFTPEPATRSQLNLTWGVETFLGPHVDSTDAMVEQVDELLLKYGRCERGDIVVITAGSPPGVPGSTNLVRVHHIGEDDTPK; translated from the coding sequence ATGCGCCGAGCGAAGATCGTCTGCACCTTGGGCCCCGCCACCGGCACGTACGACCAGATCAAAGCCCTGGTCGACGCCGGGATGGACATCGCCCGCCTCAACCTCAGCCACGGCAGCCACACCGAACACGAGGAGCGCTACCAGCGCGTGAGAAAGGCCTCCGACGAAACCGGCCACAGCGTCGGAATCCTCGCCGACCTTCAGGGCCCGAAGATCAGACTCGGCCGATTCACCGAAGGCCCCGTACTCCTTGAACGCGGAGACACCTTCACCATCAGCGTCGAAGAAGGCACCGAAGGCGACCGCCACATCTGCGGAACCACCTACCCCGGACTGGCCGCCGACGTCACCCCCGGAGAACGCGTCCTCGTCGACGACGGAAAAGTCACCCTCGAGGTCACCTCCGTCGACGGCCCCCACGTCCACACCACCGTTGTCGAAGGCGGCATGGTCTCCGACCACAAGGGCCTCAACCTCCCCGGCGTCGCCGTCTCCGTCCCCGCCCTCTCCAAGAAGGACGAGGACGACCTCCGCTGGGCCCTGCGCACCGGCTGCGACATCATCGCCCTCTCCTTCGTCCGCACCGGCCGGGACATCAAGGACGTCCACCGCATCATGGACGAGGAAGGCCGCCGCCTCCCCGTCATCGCCAAGGTGGAGAAACCCCAGGCCGTCCAGAACATCGACGAGATCGTCGCCGCCTTCGACGGCATCATGGTCGCCCGCGGCGACCTCGGCGTCGAAATGCCCCTCGAACAGGTCCCCATCGTCCAGAAACGCGCCATCACCCTCGCCAAACGCAACGCCAAACCCGTCATCGTCGCCACCCAGATGCTCGACTCGATGATCGACAACGCGCGCCCCACCAGGGCGGAGGCCTCCGACGTCGCCAACGCGGTCATCGACGGCACCGACGCCGTGATGCTCTCCGGCGAGACCAGCGTCGGCAAACACCCCGTCGAGACGGTCAGAACCATGGCCCGCATCGTCGAGGCGGCCGAGGAGGACATCCTCGCCAAGGGACTCTCCCCGCTGACCGAGACCAACAAGCCCCGCACCCAGGGCGGAGCGATGGCCCGCGCGGCCGCCGAGACGGGCGACTTCCTCGGCGCGAAGTTCCTGGTCGCCTTCACCCAGTCCGGGGACACCGCCCGCCGCCTCTCCCGCTACCGCTCCCCGATCCCGCTGCTCGCCTTCACCCCCGAGCCGGCCACCCGCTCCCAGCTCAACCTCACCTGGGGAGTGGAGACCTTCCTCGGCCCCCATGTCGACTCCACGGACGCGATGGTCGAACAGGTCGACGAACTGCTGTTGAAGTACGGCCGCTGCGAGCGGGGCGACATCGTGGTGATCACCGCCGGTTCGCCCCCCGGGGTCCCGGGCTCCACCAACCTGGTCCGCGTCCACCACATCGGCGAGGACGACACCCCCAAGTGA
- a CDS encoding ANTAR domain-containing response regulator — MTASESPQPVAGDDASHVPPMTTRVVIAEDEALIRLDLKEMLEEEGYTVVGEAGDGERAVELAREHRPDLVILDVKMPKLDGISAAEKIAEECIAPVLMLTAFSQRDLVERARDAGAMAYLVKPFSKSDVVPAIEMAVSRFTELKALEREVADLTQRLETRKLVDRAKSILQTEYGLTEPAAFRWIQKTSMDRRMSMRQVAEAVVQDSEEKKAAKG; from the coding sequence GTGACCGCGTCCGAGTCACCCCAGCCCGTCGCCGGCGACGACGCGTCGCATGTGCCTCCGATGACCACCCGTGTCGTCATCGCCGAGGACGAGGCGCTCATCCGGCTCGATCTCAAAGAGATGCTCGAGGAAGAGGGCTACACCGTCGTCGGAGAGGCCGGTGACGGCGAGCGGGCCGTCGAGCTGGCGCGTGAGCACCGTCCCGACCTGGTGATCCTGGATGTGAAGATGCCGAAGCTCGACGGCATCTCCGCGGCCGAGAAGATCGCCGAGGAGTGCATCGCCCCCGTGCTGATGCTCACCGCGTTCTCGCAGCGCGACCTGGTGGAGCGGGCCCGGGACGCGGGTGCGATGGCGTATCTGGTGAAGCCGTTCAGCAAGAGCGATGTCGTCCCGGCGATCGAGATGGCGGTCTCGCGGTTCACCGAGCTGAAGGCGCTGGAGCGGGAGGTCGCCGACCTCACCCAGCGGCTGGAGACCCGCAAACTGGTCGACCGGGCGAAGTCGATCCTGCAGACCGAGTACGGGCTGACCGAGCCGGCGGCGTTCCGGTGGATCCAGAAGACGTCCATGGACCGGCGTATGTCGATGCGGCAGGTCGCGGAGGCGGTCGTCCAGGATTCCGAGGAGAAGAAGGCCGCGAAGGGCTGA
- a CDS encoding ABC transporter ATP-binding protein, which yields MTALLEVEDLRVAYGKIHAVKGISFTVEAGQIVTLIGTNGAGKTTTLRTLSGLLKPVGGQIKFNGRSLKKVPAHQIVSLGLAHSPEGRHIFPRMTIEDNLLLGAFLRSDKQGIEKDVQRAYDLFPILGERRKQAAGTLSGGEQQMLAMGRALMSQPKLLMLDEPSMGLSPIMMQKIMATIAELKAQGTTILLVEQNAQAALSLADQGHVMEVGSIALSGTGQDLLHDDSVRKAYLGEDD from the coding sequence ATGACCGCACTGCTCGAAGTGGAAGACCTCCGCGTCGCCTACGGCAAGATCCACGCCGTCAAGGGCATCTCCTTCACGGTCGAGGCCGGCCAGATCGTCACCCTCATCGGCACCAACGGCGCCGGCAAGACCACCACCCTGCGCACCCTCTCGGGTCTCCTCAAACCGGTCGGCGGCCAGATCAAGTTCAACGGCAGATCACTCAAGAAGGTCCCCGCCCACCAGATCGTCTCCCTGGGGCTCGCCCACTCCCCCGAGGGCCGGCACATCTTCCCCCGCATGACCATCGAGGACAACCTGCTCCTCGGCGCCTTCCTGCGCAGCGACAAACAGGGCATCGAAAAAGACGTCCAGCGGGCCTACGACCTCTTCCCCATCCTCGGAGAACGCAGAAAGCAGGCGGCCGGAACCCTCTCCGGCGGCGAACAGCAGATGCTCGCCATGGGACGCGCCCTGATGTCCCAGCCCAAACTGCTCATGCTCGACGAACCCTCGATGGGCCTCTCCCCCATCATGATGCAGAAGATCATGGCCACCATCGCCGAGCTGAAGGCCCAGGGCACCACCATCCTGCTCGTCGAGCAGAACGCCCAGGCGGCACTCTCCCTCGCCGACCAGGGCCATGTCATGGAAGTCGGCAGCATCGCCCTCTCCGGCACCGGACAGGACCTGCTCCACGACGACTCCGTGCGCAAGGCGTACCTCGGCGAGGACGACTGA
- a CDS encoding pyridoxal phosphate-dependent decarboxylase family protein: MSLPPLASGPHGPHALRPLLATVLDALEEGTRRRGGPLPAGGPRTVAAQVRDTLGDVLPEHGDPDALHTVVRTLAEGAADPAHPLCAAHLHCPPLATATAADLAASALNPSLDSWDQAPAASALETLVTRALARETGAADALVTTGGTEANQLALLLARETSGPVRLVCGAHTHHSLTRAAWLLGLPPPLVLPTPRGTLDPAALHSTLTGLTEPVLVAATAGTTDAGLIDPLPRIADLCAGHRARLHIDAAYGGPLLFSDHHRTKLEGLERAHTITLDLHKLGWQPVAAGLLTVRDPHDLGALRHQADYLNADDDTEAGLPDLLGRSLRTSRRPDILKIAVTLKTLGRTGLGALIDQVCTHAHTLADLITAHPTLELHAPPTISTVLFRPTTASDDTVAGIRRTLLHNGHAVLGRARLDGRLWLKATLLNPHTRPRDLTTLLNLVEGSTPP; this comes from the coding sequence ATGAGCCTGCCGCCCCTCGCCTCAGGACCCCACGGCCCCCACGCCCTACGACCGCTGCTCGCCACCGTCCTCGACGCCCTCGAAGAAGGCACCCGGCGGCGCGGCGGCCCCCTGCCCGCAGGCGGCCCCCGAACCGTCGCCGCACAGGTCCGCGACACCCTCGGCGACGTACTGCCCGAGCACGGCGACCCCGACGCCCTCCACACCGTCGTCCGCACCCTCGCCGAAGGCGCCGCCGACCCCGCCCACCCCCTGTGCGCCGCCCATCTGCACTGCCCGCCCCTCGCCACCGCCACCGCGGCCGACCTCGCCGCCAGCGCCCTCAACCCGTCCCTCGACTCCTGGGACCAGGCCCCCGCCGCCTCCGCACTGGAAACCCTGGTCACCCGCGCCCTCGCCCGGGAGACCGGCGCCGCAGACGCCCTCGTCACCACCGGCGGCACCGAAGCCAACCAACTCGCCCTGCTCCTCGCCCGCGAGACCTCCGGACCCGTCCGTCTCGTCTGCGGCGCCCACACCCACCACTCCCTCACCCGCGCCGCCTGGCTCCTCGGCCTGCCCCCGCCCCTCGTCCTCCCCACCCCCCGCGGCACCCTCGACCCCGCCGCCCTCCACTCCACCCTCACCGGGCTGACCGAACCCGTCCTCGTCGCCGCCACCGCCGGCACCACCGACGCCGGGCTCATCGACCCCCTGCCCCGCATCGCCGACCTCTGCGCCGGCCACCGCGCCCGCCTCCACATCGACGCCGCCTACGGCGGCCCACTCCTGTTCAGCGACCACCACCGGACCAAACTCGAAGGACTCGAACGCGCCCACACCATCACCCTCGACCTGCACAAACTCGGCTGGCAGCCCGTCGCCGCCGGACTCCTCACCGTCCGCGACCCCCACGACCTGGGCGCCCTACGACACCAGGCCGACTACCTCAACGCCGACGACGACACCGAAGCCGGACTGCCCGACCTCCTGGGACGCTCCCTGCGCACCAGCCGACGCCCCGACATCCTCAAGATCGCCGTCACCCTCAAAACCCTCGGCCGCACCGGACTGGGCGCACTCATCGACCAGGTCTGCACCCACGCCCACACCCTCGCCGACCTCATCACCGCCCACCCCACCCTCGAACTCCACGCCCCACCCACCATCAGCACCGTCCTGTTCCGGCCCACCACGGCATCCGACGACACCGTCGCCGGCATCCGCCGCACCCTCCTCCACAACGGCCACGCCGTCCTCGGCCGGGCCCGCCTCGACGGCCGCCTCTGGCTCAAGGCCACCCTCCTCAACCCCCACACCCGTCCCCGCGACCTGACCACACTCCTGAACCTGGTGGAAGGAAGCACACCCCCATGA